One stretch of Schistocerca nitens isolate TAMUIC-IGC-003100 chromosome 11, iqSchNite1.1, whole genome shotgun sequence DNA includes these proteins:
- the LOC126213572 gene encoding uncharacterized protein LOC126213572: MPRSSKVFKKVRKCQASRFSKDNLKTSPIITNGNDTSTKKASASRRKIDSCQSLDDCGSDTQATSGFRLIDLKILSDIISSACVCADCGAKSLRLYDEENRIGIVCMLHLTCESCHSDTAFRTSASSNRIYEANMRLIYGMRCLGIGREGTRLFCGIMNMPQPSARYTTGNKTLLSALQEEVEENLKSSAKEAVKMNSELKTEADNTPDTDLCVSCDGTWMKRGHTSLYGVSSVISVDTGKILDVQVMSKYCYSCVLGKRAGEVEENKWQVEHKKVCCRNYSGSSGGMEPAAMKLMFHRSVEKYGVRYTKYLGDGDSSSFKTVLESEPYGPHCAIEKLECVGHVQKRMGGRLLKLKRELKGRKLEDGKLLGGPNRLTDKEIHSLQVYYGKAIRDNSGNLNNMQKAVWSIYFHKLSTDDKPVHNLCDISWCKFKQAERDGMNYSHKHSLPVAVLSAIKPTFRCLAEPDLLRKCVHGKTQNPNESYNSLIWKRCPKTTFVSTIIVEIAAYDACLVFNNGNLGRIKTLQRLGFHPGAFTYSILKDIDDKRVAAADITANKIEQQVNQRRQAKKRLLADEEEYAYGLH, translated from the coding sequence ATGCCGCGTTCTAGTAAGGTGTTTAAAAAGGTTAGAAAGTGTCAAGCTTCTCGATTTAGTAAAGACAACTTGAAAACCAGCCCCATAATAACAAATGGAAACGATACTTCAACCAAGAAAGCGAGTGCTTCGAGAAGGAAAATTGACAGCTGTCAATCACTTGATGATTGTGGCTCAGACACTCAAGCTACTAGTGGTTTTAggcttattgatttgaaaatactaTCTGATATTATATCATCTGCTTGTGTATGTGCTGACTGTGGTGCAAAAAGTTTGAGATTATATGACGAAGAAAACAGAATTGGAATAGTGTGTATGTTGCATCTTACTTGTGAAAGCTGTCATTCAGACACTGCTTTTAGAACTTCGGCATCAAGTAACCGGATATATGAAGCAAATATGCGTTTAATATATGGCATGAGATGTTTGGGCATAGGCAGGGAAGGTACCAGACTGTTTTGTGGGATCATGAACATGCCACAACCAAGTGCTAGGTACACCACTGGAAATAAAACACTGCTAAGTGCTCTTCAAGAGGAAGTGGAAGAAAACTTGAAGTCCTCTGCAAAGGAAGCTGTGAAGATGAATAGTGAACTAAAGACAGAAGCAGATAACACGCCAGACACCGATTTGTGTGTGTCATGTGATGGAACGTGGATGAAGCGTGGACATACATCACTGTATGGAGTATCATCTGTCATTAGTGTTGATACTGGAAAAATTCTTGACGTTCAGGTAATGAGCAAATATTGCTATAGCTGTGTACTCGGAAAGAGAGCTggtgaagtggaagaaaataagtggCAGGTTGAACACAAGAAAGTGTGCTGTAGAAATTATTCTGGTTCTAGTGGTGGAATGGAACCTGCAGCTATGAAACTTATGTTCCATCGAAGTGTGGAAAAGTACGGTGTTAGATACacaaaataccttggtgatggtgactcCAGCTCCTTCAAAACTGTTTTGGAAAGTGAACCTTATGGTCCCCATTGTgctatagaaaagttggaatgtgttggacaTGTGCAAAAACGAATGGGaggcagacttttaaaattgaaacGTGAATTGAAGGGCAGgaaacttgaggatggaaaactttTAGGTGGTCCCAACAGACTCACAGACAAAGAAATTCATTCTTTACAAGTGTACTATGGCAAGGCAATAAGGGACAACAGTGGAAATTTGAATAACATGCAGAAGGCTGTGTGGTCTATTTATTTTCATAAACTATCCACAGATGACAAACCTGTACataatttgtgtgacatatcgtgGTGCAAATTCAAGCAGGCTGAGCGTGATGGCATGAACTATTCACACAAGCACAGTTTACCTGTGGCTGTTTTAAGTGCTATAAAACCAACATTTAGGTGTTTAGCAGAGCCAGACCTCCTACGAAAGTGTgtgcatggaaagacacaaaacccTAATGAAAGTTACAACTCACTGATTTGGAAACGTTGCCCAAAAACAACATTTGTTTCAACAATTATTGTTGAAATTGCTGCATatgatgcttgtttagtttttaacaaTGGTAATCTTGGAAGAATAAAAACTCTACAGAGGCTAGGATTTCATCCAGGAGCTTTCACCTATTCAATATTGAAGGACATCGATGACAAAAGAGTTGCTGCGGCTGATATTACAGCCAATAAAATTGAACAGCAGGTTAACCAAAGAAGACAAGCAAAGAAGAGACTGCTTGCAGATGAAGAGGAGTATGCATATGGCTTGCACTAG